Below is a genomic region from Gemmatimonadota bacterium.
CAGGCGCGGCCCCCGCGCAGAGGAAGATTCCGTGAGCGGATTCGAAAACAACTCGGCGCAGGAACAGGTACGAGCAACCGTTGAGCGCTACAGTGCTGGGGATCGCTCTGCGACGCTGGCGATGTTGGCGCTCATCGGGGTCGCCAACGAGGAAGGCGTCGCGGTGTTTCACGACGTCGCCGTGCAGATGCGCACCGACTACATCTCGGCGTTGCGGGCTGAGGGGCGTGACGCAGACGCCGAGGCCGGACGACTCAGCCTCGACGAGGTGCGCGCGCATCTCGCGAACGTGGTCGTGCCGCGCTTAGTGAGTGCGGGCGCCTTGGAGACGATCCCTGGTGGGAGCGACGGCACCGGGCTCAAGCTGCGCCTCAGCGCCGATGCGTGGGCCGCTGTCCGTGGCGCGCGCAGCCAAGTCGCAGCCGTGTTGCGGCACACGGGCGAACATTCGACCATGCACCGGGTGTCGTCCGGTGAACGCGTCACCGGCTCCAGTGAGCTGCGCGCGGAGGGACTGGTCAAGACGTATCGGCGCCGCAACGTGGTAAACAATGTGGCACTCGACCTTCGCCAAGGAGAAATCGTTGGGCTGCTGGGCCCCAACGGCGCTGGCAAAACGACCACGTTCTACATGATCGTTGGGCTCATTCCGCCGGTGCAGGGGCGCATTCTGTTCGACGGCCAAGACATTACGAACATGCCGATGTATCAGCGCGCACGGCGTGGTATTGGCTATCTCTCGCAGGAACCGTCGGTGTTTCGCAAGCTCTCGGTGGAAGAGAACATCCTCGCGATTCTCGAGACGCTGCCGATCAGCCGCGCGGAACGCGAGGCGCGTCTGGAAGGATTGCTCGACGAGCTGAACATCAAGCACTTACGCACCAGCAAGGCCTACGCGCTTTCGGGCGGCGAACGTCGCCGGCTTGAGATCACGCGTGCGCTGGTGACGCAGCCCAAGTTCATGATGCTCGATGAGCCGTTTGCCGGGGTAGACCCGATTGCGGTGCACGACATCCAGCAGATTGTCGCGAGCCTCAAGCATCGCGGCATCGGCGTGCTGATCTCTGACCATAACGTCGAACAGACGCTCGACATTGTCGATCGGGCGTACATCATGTTTGACGGTCAGGTGAAGGTGTCTGGTACGGTTCGTGAGTTGGTGTTTGATGACACCGTGGCGGACATCTACCTCGGGCCCACGCTCACCGCGCGCCTGCGAAGTCGATTCAAAGAAGCACCCGTCTCGGACCCCACGGGATGAGGACGGGCCTTAACCAGTCCGTTCGCCTTGGGCAGGAGCTCAAGATCAATCCTCGCCTCTATCAGGCGATGGATATGCTCTACATGCCCCTGCTCGATCTCCAACAGCACCTCAAGCAGGAGTTGCTCGTCAACCCGTTCCTCGAACTGAGCGAGGACGAGGAGGAGGAGCTCTCCGAAGAGCAATCAATTGAGGCGACGCAGGAAGAGGACGAAGACCGGGAGTCGGCCGACGCTGACGAGCGGGACGAGCGCGATGAACGGGACGAGCACGATCCGTCCGACGACATAGGCGATTCCGGCGAGCTGGAACTGAACTCGCTCGGGGAAGAGTCGCTCATCGAAGAGCCGGTAGACCCGCGCGCCGAGGACGAGACCGACTGGGAGAACATTCTCCTCGACGGTTTCGATTCGCCCGGCGGCATGCATGAACAACAGGAACAGCAGGAGCATTTCGAGGCGGTTCCGGTTTCAAGCACCAATTTGGAGGAGCATCTCCGCGAGCAGATTCGGATGCTCAACCTGAATCCACGGCAGCTCCTGCTGGCGGACGAGTTTATTGGCAACATCGGTGATGACGGATATCTGTCGGCGTCCATTGAGCAGATTCTCATGAGCATTAACCAGACCATCGAGCGCGCCGCCGAAGCCGTGGATCGTGATATCGATGATCTGCCGTATTACACGTTTCCCGAGGCGGAGGAGATGCTCGAGATTGTTCAGCATCTCGACCCCCCGGGCGTCGGCGCCCGCGATCTGCGCGAGTGCCTCCTGCTTCAGCTGCGCGAGAGGGGACAGGCGGGCTCGATGGCCGACCGGCTGGTCCGAGACTTCTTCGAGGAGCTTATAGCCCACCGCTGGAGTGACGTCGCCAAGCGGACGGGGGTTTCTCCCCTAGAGGTGCAGCACGCCGCCGACGAAATCGCCAAGCTGAGCCCCAAGCCTGGCCTCTCGGTGACGAGCGGGCAAGAGAATTACGTGATGCCGGATTTGATCGTCGAGAAAGTGGACGGCGCCTATTTGGTGTTCACCAACGACGGCAATCTGCCGCGCCTCAAGCTGAGTCGCGTGTATCAGGACATTGCGCGTGACAAAAAGAAGTTTGACGCAGAGAACAAAGAGTTCATCACCAACAAGCTCAATGCGGCGCAGTGGCTCATTCAGGCCATTGAGCAACGCCGGCAGACGATGCTCAAGGTGATGCATTTCATTGTGGACCGGCAACGGGAGTTCTTTGAGAAAGGCGTGCAGTACCTGAAGCCGCTCACGCTGCGTGAAGTGGCCGATGTCATTGGGATGCACGAATCCACGGTCAGCCGCGTCACGAACGAGAAATACGCGCAAACGCCGCGCGGGGTGCTGCCGCTCAAGTTCTTCTTTTCGAGCGGTCTTGCCACGACCGATGGCGAAGACGTGTCCGCTCGTGGCATCAAGGCGACCATCGAAAAGTTGGTGACGGACGAGGACCCCAAATCGCCACTCACCGATCAGGCGATTGTCGAGATCCTCGAAAAGGACGGCATTCAGATTGCCCGCCGCACGGTGGCCAAGTATCGCGACCAACTCGGCGTTCTTTCGGCCCGGATGCGTAAGCGTGTCTGATTCTATCTCTCACGACGAGACCCAGCGAGTGACCCCTTCACGCGAAGCCGTCGATGTCTCCGTGCTCGTGCCCGCAAAGGACGAGGCCGAGAATCTCCCGCTCTTTCTCCAGCTGTGCGACGAGACGTTCCGCAGCCGAGCGGAACGCTATGAAGTGATCGTCATTGACGACGGATCATCCGACGGGACCGCCGCGGTGATGGCCGACATGCAAGCGCGCTATCCGTGGGTGCGCACGGTGCGTCACCGCACTCAGCGGGGCATTGCCGACGCGCTCCGCAGCGGATTTCTTGCGGCGCGCTCAGATATTCTCGTCTTCTATCCCGCCGACCTCCAGTTCAAGCCCGAAGACATTCCTCGCCTCGTCGCGCCGATTCTGGCTGGCGAAAGCGATATGGTCACCGGCTATAAGCAGGGACAGTACAACAAGGCGTTCGTGTCTAAGATCTACAACGGGCTGTCGCGCGCGCTGTTCAAGGTGCCCGTGCGCGACCTGAACAACGTGAAAGCGTACCGGCGCGCCGTGATGGATGATCAACCGGTGCGCCCGGATTGGCATCGCTACATGATTGTGCTCGCGGTAGCCCGCGGGTACACGGTCACGGAGATCCCCGTGCCACTCTATGCGCGGCACGCGGGGAAGTCTAAGTTCGGCTGGTCGCGCATACCGGTGGGCGTGCTCGACATGCTGGCCGTCTGGTTTGAGCTCCGGTTCGGCCAGAAGCCGCTCCTCGCCTTTGGCATGCTCGGCGCCGGGCTGTTTGCTATTGGCTTGGCAAGCGGGCTGTTTGCGCTTGGCGTGCTGCTCGTCAAGGGACAGGGCGTTCGCGCCGTCTGGACCGTGATCCAAACGTGCTTGCTCCTCGGCTCCATCTTTTTTGCCACCGGTTTGCTCGGCGAGCAGATTGCCGTGTTGCGCGCGGAACAGCGCGAGATGCGCAGGCGGCTCGACGAATCGCGAACACCCCGCGCCAGCGACGGCTAACCGTGACTCCGACCCGCGTCCTGTTCGTTTCGCATTCGTACCCGCGCGCCGACGGCGACATCGCGGGTTCGTTTGTGCATCGACTGGCCGTCTCGCTGACGGCACGCGGCGATATCGTACGCGTGCTCGCGCCCGCTACGGCGGGCCTCGAGCCAACGTCGGTGCTCGATGGCATCCGCGTGGACCGATACGGGTATGCGCCCGCCGCGTGGCAGACGCTGGCGTATGAAGGCAATATGGCGCAGCAGGTGAATGGATCGTGGCGCGGGAAAGCCGCATTCGGTGGACTGTTGTTGGGTGGCGCGTTGGCGGTGCGGCGAACGGTGGCGTCATGGCGTCCAGATATTGTACATGCGCACTGGTGGCTTCCCGGCGCGCTCCAGTCGGCATGGAGCATCGGTCGCACGCCACTCATGACCACGCTGCACGGATCCGATATTCGGCTCGCCATTGGAGTCCCTCGCGCGCACGGTGCGTTTCGCGCGGTGATGCGACGGTCCCAGCGCGTCACGGCGGTCAGCCGGTGGCTCCGCGACGAAGCGCTCGCCATGGCGCCGGGCACGAACATCGACGTGGAACCGATGCCGGTGGACATCACCCTCTTTACTCCGAGCACTGGATCAAAGGAGAACAAACTGTTGTTCGTGGGTCGACTCAACGCGCAGAAAGGAGCCGGCCTACTGCTGGAGGCCCTCGCGGCGAGCGGCAGCAACTGTGCGCTCGATGTCATTGGAGAGGGTGACGATCGCGCCGCCCTTGCAGCTCGCGCAGCAACGTTGGGCTTGGCGTCTCGCGTCACCTTTCATGGCGCGTTGGCCCAATCGCAAGTCGTACCGTTTTATCAGCGAGCCCGCGCGGTGGTCGTGCCCAGCCAGCAAGAGGGGCTGGGGCTGGTGGCTGTGGAATCGCAGCTCTGCGAAACGCCCGTCATTGCCTTTCGCTCAGGGGGACTCACGGACGTCGTCATCGACGGCGATACGGGGTATCTCGTGCCGAGCGGAGACGTCCGGGCCATGAGTCTCGCGATCGACGCCGTTGACACGAATCCGAGTAACGCGCTCGCGCGCGGTCGGGTGGGACGCGCGCGCATGTTGCTCGAGTTCAATCCTGCGTCCGTAGCCGAGAACTATCACCGTCTTTATCAGGACGCATTGCGTGCGACGCCGTAAGACGTTCTTTCAACGCCTCTCCATTCTGCTCGCCGTGGTGGCCATCGTCTTCTATGGCAATACGGTCTCGAGTCAGTGGACGGAGGTGCGCGCCACGTCCGCACGGCTGCACATCGACGGGCTGATGCTAGCGGCCAGCGGAGTCATTGTGCTGGTGAGCTACGCGGTGCTCATCGAGACCTGGCGTCGCACCGTCACCGCGTGGGGCGAGCAGCTCAGTTGGAAGGAAGCGGCACGCATTTGGTTTGTGTCGAATCTCGGCAAATATCTTCCGGGCAAGGTCTGGCAGATTGGTGCCATGGGAGCACTCGCGCAGGAGGCGGGCGTCTCACCCGTGGCGGCAATTGGGTCGTCGCTCGTCGTGAACCTCGTGAACATTGTCGCCGCGTGCCTCGTGGTGGCGTTCGCGAGTGCTCGAGCCGTGACGTTTGCCGGTGCGTGGTTTGTGCCATTGGTCGCACTCGCCTCCGTAGCGGCGCTTGCCACACCGTGGTTGCTCCCGCTCTTGGTGCGGGTCGCCGCCCGTCTCACGCGCCGCGACCTGCCCGCGCCGCGCGTGCCGCCCAGTGCGATTCTTGTGGCACTCGCTGGGTGCACGGTAGGGTGGGTGCTGTATGGCGTGGCCTTCCGGACTCTCGCCATCGCGCTGTTTGGGGTGGCCGCTGGCACCAGTGCCTCCTACGTCGCAGTTTTCACATTCTCGTATTTGATCGGCTATCTCTACCTGTTTTCACCCGGCGGACTTGGCGCTCGCGAATACGTGCTCACGGGGGCGCTCGCGGCGCTCTCGCTCGAAAGCGGGGCCTCCGCCACGCTGCTGGTACTGACCTCCCGTCTCTGGCTCACCGTTCTCGAGGCACTGCCGGGACTGACCTTGCTCGCTCTTGGCCGCGCACGACCGCACCACACTCCAAAACCTGACCATGGCACGCACGCCTGACCATCCTGCGACCTCCGCCGCACCCGAGGCGCCTCGTTTTGCTACGGCGTGGGCTGCGCTCGTGTATGCGCTCTGCGCGTTCTCGCTCGCCTGGCCGGCCCTCGCGGGCAAGTTCCTCGCGAATCCGCTGAGCGATCAATACAAAGCGGGCTATGCGTTCCGCGAGTTCGCCGCGGCGTATATGAAATCGCACGGCACCTTTCCGCAGTGGAACCCGTATCTCTTTGGCGGCATGCCGTTCGTGGCGGCCATGCACGGCGACATTTTTTATCCGACGTTCCTGCTGCGACTCGTGATGCCGGTGGATGTCGCGATGACGTGGGGAATGATTCTCCACTTCTTTCTCTGCGGACTCGCCACGTACTGGTTCCTGCGGCAGGCGCCGCGGCTGTCGTTCCACGCGTCGCTTGTCGGTGGCGTGGCGTATATGATGGCGGGGTTTGTCTCATCGCTCCCCTCAGCTGGACACGACGGTAAACTATTTGTGTCGGCGCTCCTCCCGCTCACGCTCTTGGTGATTACGTGGGGCGTTCGCGACGGTAAGCGGTTCGCGTGGGGGTTTCTGGCGCTCGTCGTTGGCCTTGGCGTGCTCTCGCCGCACCCGCAACTGTTGCAGTATCTGCTGCTTGCCTCGGGCGCCTGGGCGCTGATGCTCGCGTTCGGTGGCGTCGATAAAGAAAAACTCGCGAGCAACGTGGCCATACAGCGCCTTGCCCTCGCCTTCGGCGCGGTCGTCGTTGGTGCCGCGATCGGCGCCATTCAGTATTTGCCGGTCAGCGAGTATGTGGCGTGGTCACCACGCTCCACGGCGCGCGGCTACGATTTTGCCACGAGCTATTCATTCCCTATTGAAGAGCTCATCAACACCTGGCTGCCGCAGTTCTCCGGTATTCTGCAGAACTACTGGGGCCGCAACGGCATTCATTTCCATAGTGAGTACATCGGCGTTGCCGTCATCATTCTCGCGAGCGCCGCATTTGGGGCGGGGAACCCCCTCGCGCGCCGCCGCTTTCTCTGGTTCTGGACTGGCACCGCCGTCGTCTCGCTGTTCTGGGCCTTCGGTGGCAACACGCCGTTCTTCCAGATCATCTACAACATTGTTCCTGGCACCAAGTTCTTCCGCGCGCCGAGCACCATTTTCTACCTCACCACGTTCTCTGTGGCGGTGATGGCTGCGATTGGCACCGAACGGATTCTGCAGGGCAAAACGAGCGCCCGCTTCGCCTATGGATGGCTCGCGGCCGCAGTAGCGATCACCTTGCTCGCCGTGGCTGGCGGGCTTACCGGAATCGGCGCGACGATTGTGAGCGGTTCCGGCTTTCCGCAGTTCGGTCCGGTCACGGCCATGGCCGAGCGCGTGGAAGCCAATGCCGACGCGGTGCGCTCCGGTGCATTCCGGGCACTCTTCTTTGCCGCACTCGCCTGCGGCGCACTGCTCCTCTTGCTGCGACGCACCATTGCGCCTCGCGTCGCGGGATGGTTGCTCGTGGCGCTTTGCGCGATTGACCTCTGGAGCATTGAGCGGCTCTACTGGCAGTTCAATGAGCCCGCGTGGAAGATCTACAGCACCGACGCCACCACCGAATATCTCAAGCGTCTCACGCAGCCAGCGCGCACCATCGCCATTGGGTTCCCCAACCTGCCGATGTCGCCCTCCGACCCATTCCTCAAGTACGACGCCCTCATGGGGCATCGCGTGCGCATCTCGGCGGTGGGCTACCACGGCAACGAGCTCGGCCGCTATCAGCAGCTCAATGGCGAAGAGCGCGGCTACGACCAGATTGGTAACCCAAGTTTCTGGGCGCTCACCAATACTGATTACATCCTCGTCAATACCGACACGCTCCCCATTGCCGGCGCCACTCGGGTGATTGGCCCCGTGATGAACGCCGCCGGCACCAACGTCACGTTGTTCAAACTCCCGGGCGAACATCCGTTCGCGTGGGTGGCACCGGTGATTACTAAATACGGTGACAATGCCGTGATCGAGGCCGCGCGCGCTACGAATTTTCCGGTGCGCAGCATCGCCATTTTCGACACCACATCCAAGGTGTCCGCCGAAACGGTAAGCAAGCTGCCGGAACCGCTGGCGATCACGACCCACGTGACCGCCTACGAGGCCGGTCACATCGCGCTGACGCTGAGCGCGCCAGCACCCAAGGGCTCGGCGCTCGTCGTTTCCGAAAACTTTTATCCTGGCTGGAAGGTGAAGGTAGACGGCAAACCCGCCACCGCCGAACGCGCGGATTTGGTGTTGATTGGCGTGGCGCTCCCGGAAGGCGCGAAGCAGGTGGAACTCACCTTTGACAGTGACGTGTACCAGCGCGGCAAATCGATCACCGTGGTGGCGCTCTTGATCGCGCTGCTCGCAATGGGCGGCGGCGCGGTACTCGACCGCCGAGCGATGGTGGGAGGAGCGGCCTAATGTCAGAGAAAGCGTTAGTGATTGTTCCGACGTACAACGAAAAAGAAAACATCGCCAAGATCATTGGCGTGGTGCTGGTGCAGGACCCTCGCATTGACGTGCTGGTGGTGGACGACAACTCGCCCGACGGCACCGGCGACATTGTGGCCGCCCTTGGCGCTTCGGACCCCCGGGTGCACTTGCTCCGCCGCGCCGGCAAAATGGGGCTCGGCACCGCGTACCGCGACGGCTTTGGCTGGGCGCTCAAGAACCCCGAGTACGAGTACATCTTTGAGATGGACGCCGACTTCTCGCACGACCCGGCGCACCTTCCCAAGTTCCTTGAGGCCGCCCAGGGGGCGGACTTTGTACTCGGGAGCCGCTATCTGGACGGAAACGTTACGGTGGTGGACTGGCCCATGAAGCGATTGCTGCTGAGCTACTTCGCCAACGTGTATGCCCGTTGGGTGACCGGCCTCAAGCTTTGGGACGCCACCGGTGGCTACAAATGCTTTCACCGGCGGGTGCTGGAGGCCATCGACCTCTCGGACGTGCGGTCCAACGGCTACGCCTTTCAAATTGAGATGAGCTTCCGGGCTATCCGCAAAGGATTCAAGCCAAAGGAAATCGCCATCACCTTTACCGACCGCACACACGGCACGAGCAAGATGAGCAAGAACATCGTGCGCGAGGCCATCTGGATGGTGTGGCGGCTCCGGTGGTGGGCGATCATAGGCCGGGTATGAGGAGCGTCGTGACCGACACGGACCGGGTACCATGACCCAGACCAACATCCCAGCGGCGGGCCGCCGATTTTGGAAGATGAGCGGGTCGGGGAACGACTTTGTGTTCTTTGACGCGAGGTCGGAGCCAGCCGGTGCGCTGGCCGAACCAGGGGCGATTGGCCGTATGTGCGCCCGGGCCACCGGCATAGGTGCTGATGGAGTTGTGTTCCTTCAACCTGATGCCACAGAAGCATTTAGGATACGTTACTTCAACCGAGATGGGAGCCTTGGCGAGCTCTGCGGCAACGCCTCGCTCTGTACCACGCGGCTCGCGCGGGAGCTCGGGATTGTGCAGGCCGAGAGCTTCCGCTTTGCCACGGACGCTGGCGCTATCAGCGCTCGGTTTGTGGGATCGGAGCCTGAAATCGACCTGCAGCCCGTCTCAGAGCTCAGGTTGGAGGCCGGGATTGAGCTTGCCTCGGGCGAAAAAAGGATGGGATTCGCCAATACCGGCGTGCCGCATCTCGTTGTGCTGGTTGGCGATACATCGTCTGTAGACGTAGTCGGCCGCGGTCAGCCGCTCCGATGGCACCCGAGCCTCGCAGCCGGGGCCAATGTCAACTTTGTAGCTGCTAACCCCGGTGGTCCGTGGAAGATGCGGACCTACGAACGAGGTGTTGAGGGCGAGACGCTGGCTTGCGGAACTGGGGCTGTGGCGACCGCCGTTCTGCTACGCGCCTGGCGGCTGAGTGGGGCAGAGACCGCCCTCGAAACTAGATCAGGTCGGGTGCTGACGGTCACGTTGCGGGACGCTGACGGCGCCATCAAGCCGTCACTGCGCGGCGAAGGGCGGATCGTGTTCACCGGAGCGCTCGGCGAGAGCTAGCTCCACCAGCCGCCATTGGGCCCGCTGAGCCGTCCAAGAGGGTCCAGCCAAGGGAAGGTAGCCTAACTGCTTATGGTTGAAGGGAGTTATGAACTCACTTTCCCACATGAATCCTGTAGTTTAGTTTACATAATACATATTATACGTAGTTCAAGGGACTGGCAAAAGAAAGGGGCGGTCCGGCGAATAGCTGGACCGCCCCCACTTTGTAGCGCCAGCTCGGCGCCAGTTGTCGAGCTATTCGCCCTACTTACTTGGCAGCAACGGCCGTCAGCTCACCCACTCGCACCTTGGCTTCGGCCATCACCGGCGAGTCCGGGTTGCTTGCAATCGACTGCCAGATCTTGAGAGCGTCGTCCTTCTTGCCAGCAGCCATCAGCGTCCGAGCGGCGTCGGCCAGGTACAGATCCTTGTCGGCTGGGAACGCGGCCCGATCGGCGGCGGCGCGGTAATGCTTGGCGGCCTCGTCGAGCTTGTTGTTGTCGGCATAGCCGGCGCCCATCAGCGCTTCAATCGACGCCTGGAAGCTCGAGGCCCCCGACGCGCCCTGAGCGGCCTGGAGCACCTTGAGCCCTTCGTCGAACTTGCCAGCTTTGTAGTAGGTCTGCGCCAACAGCATCGACCCCTGAACACCGGCGGCCGTGCTGCCGTAACCCTGCACCAGCTTCTGCAGGTCGGTCTGCGCCAGCGCCATGTTCCCGCCGTAGAACGAGTTCTCGGCTTGGTTCAACGCGATCTCCGCGCGGGCCTGCTTCTTCTGGTTGGACTGATCCACGAGCACGTAGATCACGCCAAGGGCCGCCAGCGCAATCACGCCAATGGTGATTTCACGGCTGCGAGCACGAATCGTGTCCATCAACGAGTCGGCGTCCAAATCCATCGGCGGCAGCGCCGCATCTCCGGTCTTCGTCATTTCTGTGCGCAAAAAGGAGGTGATGCCGCCGGGAATCCCGGCGCCGTCGCGGGCCTGATGGCCTGCTCCGGTGGAACCTGAGAAAGCTAATGCCCCTCTGCCTGTGGCGGGAGCCGTCCGCAAGGATTCGGCGCTAGTCTGCGATAGCCGGCTCCAGCCGGCGCCGACAGGCGCCAACAGGCGCCAACAGGCTCGCCCCGCCCAGCCCGAGGCCACGCCCTGCAGGGGCTGGCCCCATCCTCCTCGGCGACGCCCCTACCGGGCGTGCTGATACATCAGCGCCAACAGCTCGTCGTGCATCGCCTCGGCCTGCGCGGGGGTTCCCTTCATCGCGGCCGTGGCGCAGTGCCGCAGATGGTGCCGCATCAGCTCCTTGCCCACACCGCGGAGCGCCTCGTGCACGGCCGATACCTGCGTCAGCACATCGGCACAGTAGCGGTCCTCCTCCACCATCTTCTGCAGGCCGCGCACCTGCCCCTCGATTTTGCTGAGCCGAGCGAGGGTGCGGGTTTTGGAGTCTCGTGCGACGGTGCGAGGCTTGGAGTCTCGGACAGCGGCGCGCTTCATCGAGCACCTCCATGCGGCGCAAAGCGCCTGAGCCTCAGACTATTCGTGACCACACTCACACTGCTCAAGGCCATCGCGGCGCTGGCCAGCACCGGACTCAGCACCACGCCGAAGGCGGGATACAACACCCCCGCCGCAACAGGAATGCCGACCATGTTATAGATGAAAGCCCAGAACAAGTTCTGGCGCATCGTGCGCATCGTCGCGCGGGAGAGTGCAATGGCATCCGCGGCAGCGCGAAGATCGCCGCGCATCAGAGTGAGATCGCTCGCTTCAATGGCAATGTCGGAACCACTGCCAATAGCAATCCCGACATCGGCCTGCGCGAGCGCCGGGGCGTCGTTGATGCCGTCCCCTACCATCGCGACCACCTTTCCCTGCGCTTGCAGTTCGCGAATCACATCGCGCTTGCCGCCGGGGAGCACTCCGGCGCGCACGGTGGGAATCCCTGCTTCGCGTGCGATGGCATTCGCGGCATTCGCGGAATCGCCTGTGAGCATCACCACATCAAAGCCCATCGCGACAAAGCGGCGCACTGCTTCTGGTGACGTGGGCTTGATGGGATCAGCCACCGCGAGCAATCCGGCGAGCGCGCCATCGACCCCTACATACACGACGGTGCGCGCGGCAGCGGCGAGTAACTCAGCCTCTGTGGCGAGCGGTGCAATGTTGATGGCCCAGTCGCGCATCAGGCCTTCGTTGCCAATGGCTACCGCGCGGCCATTCACCACGCCAATCGCGCCTTGACCGCCGACGGCTTCAAACGACGATGCGGTGAGCGCCGTTGCACTCGCGCTGTGCTGTGCATGCGCCACGATCGCTGCCGCAAGCGGATGTTCGGATTGCCGCTCCAGTGCCGCTGCGAACGCCAGCATCGTATCGGCATCGACTTTGGCGTTCGGCGCGAGGCGTACATCGGTCACCACCGGTTTACCCTGCGTGACGGTACCGGTTTTATCGAGCACAATCGTCGTGATCTGATCGGCGCGTTCGAGCACTGCCCCGCCCTTTACCAGCACGCCGAACTCGGCGCCGCGCCCCGTTGCTACCATCACGGCGGTAGGTACCGCGAGCCCCATGGCGCAAGGACAGGCAATAATCAGCACGGCGACCGCCGCGGCAATGGCGCGCACAAGTCCGCCGCCGCCTAGTGCGATGTACCAGGTAATGAAGGTGGCAATGGCAATGGAAAGCACGACGGGCACAAACACACTGCTGATTTTGTCGGCAATACGTTGAATGGGCGCGCGTGTGCCTTGGGCGTCCTGCATCATGCGCACGATGCGCGCGAGGGTGCTGTCGGCGCCGAGTGTGGTGGCGGTGAGTTCAAAGGCACCCGTGCCGTTGATGGTGCCGCCGGTGACGTGGTCGCCTGCGCTCTTGGACACCGGCATGGACTCGCCGGTGAGCATCGATTCGTCGACGGCACTGGTGCCGCTGGCCACGTCGCCGTCTACGGGGATGCGTTCACCCGGGCGCACGACGATGCGATCGTCGCGCACCACCTGCTCCACCGGGATGTCGTGATCACCGTCGGCGCGGCGTACGCGTGCGGTTTTGGGTTGGAGATCGAGCAAGCGTCGCACGGCACCAGCGGTCTGCCCCTTCGCGCGCGCTTCGAGCGCGTTGCCCACGAGGATGAGCGCAATGATAATAACAACGGCTTCGTAGTAGAGATCGGGCGCGACGCCATTCGCGGTAAAGAGCGAGGGGCGTACGGTGGCGGCCAATGAATAGAGATAGGCCGCGCCGGTACCCACGGAAATGAGCGTGTTCATATCCGCGGAGTGGTGGCGGAAGGCCATCCAGGCGCGGGTGTAGAAGTGGCGGCCCGCCCAAGCCATCACGGCGGTGGTGATGGCGAGCAAGAGCCAAGGCAGCCACGCATAGATCATGGTGGCGTGCATCGGGATGGCCATCATGGCGGCGCCAACGGCGAGACTCGCACCACCTTTGGTGAGGTACTCGTGATATTCGGCGCGGCGGGTGGCGTCTTGACGTTCTTGCTCGTCGGCGACGGATTCGCCGACGACGGGGAGTTCGGCGCCGTAGCCGGTGGTGCGCACGCGTTCCACGAGCACGTTCGGTTGAACGGCCTTGGGGTCAAAGGAGACGGTGGCCGTATTGGTCATCAAGTTGACGACGGCGCTTTTGACCCCCGGCTCTTCTTCGAGCGCCCGTTGCACGCGGCCCACGCAGGCGGCGCAGTGCATGCCGGTAACGGCGAGGTTGAGCGTATGGTCGGTAGGCGCGGCGGCGGGGCGCGGAGCGGCAGGAGGAGCCGGAGGCGTGGCGGGCGGGTTGCCCATCACGGGAAGCATGGCGCGAGCCATGGCTACTTCTCTCCGTCGCGCTTGCCGCGCTTCATGGTGCGGAAGAAGTGCCAGTTGAGCCAGGCGATGGCGCCTACGCCGGCGATGAGCACCAGCCACTTGTCGTACGTCATGGTCGAGCCTCCGTTGTCTACTCGAAGGCTAGTACCCCCGGG
It encodes:
- a CDS encoding heavy metal translocating P-type ATPase, producing MARAMLPVMGNPPATPPAPPAAPRPAAAPTDHTLNLAVTGMHCAACVGRVQRALEEEPGVKSAVVNLMTNTATVSFDPKAVQPNVLVERVRTTGYGAELPVVGESVADEQERQDATRRAEYHEYLTKGGASLAVGAAMMAIPMHATMIYAWLPWLLLAITTAVMAWAGRHFYTRAWMAFRHHSADMNTLISVGTGAAYLYSLAATVRPSLFTANGVAPDLYYEAVVIIIALILVGNALEARAKGQTAGAVRRLLDLQPKTARVRRADGDHDIPVEQVVRDDRIVVRPGERIPVDGDVASGTSAVDESMLTGESMPVSKSAGDHVTGGTINGTGAFELTATTLGADSTLARIVRMMQDAQGTRAPIQRIADKISSVFVPVVLSIAIATFITWYIALGGGGLVRAIAAAVAVLIIACPCAMGLAVPTAVMVATGRGAEFGVLVKGGAVLERADQITTIVLDKTGTVTQGKPVVTDVRLAPNAKVDADTMLAFAAALERQSEHPLAAAIVAHAQHSASATALTASSFEAVGGQGAIGVVNGRAVAIGNEGLMRDWAINIAPLATEAELLAAAARTVVYVGVDGALAGLLAVADPIKPTSPEAVRRFVAMGFDVVMLTGDSANAANAIAREAGIPTVRAGVLPGGKRDVIRELQAQGKVVAMVGDGINDAPALAQADVGIAIGSGSDIAIEASDLTLMRGDLRAAADAIALSRATMRTMRQNLFWAFIYNMVGIPVAAGVLYPAFGVVLSPVLASAAMALSSVSVVTNSLRLRRFAPHGGAR